The genomic window CACAAGAGACAAACCTTAAGATGTATAACATGTTATCAATTTGGTCTCAATACCATTTACAGGGAATTCAGCTGACGCTCAAGCTTCGAGGCGAGCCCAACCAACACAGTTTGGAGCAGATCTATGGCACTGCCTCCCGGCCCTGTCAGGCCCCCAAGCAGCAACAGCCAGACTACTCCATGGGCATGCAAATAGAGGGGGGTCAGGGCGAGGGTCACAAGCTCGTGAACCAGCTGCAGATGAACATCCCCCCCACCCAGGCTTCCATCAGTGTCACCATGGGGGCTGCTCAGCTCAACGTGGTGAGTGTTTTACTGGCTTGTCTTCAGCAAGACTGTTCGTTCAGCATGGTTTAGGTAATCGTGTCTGTGCTGTAGTTTCTttctgactgtgtctgtctgactctgtctgtctgtctgtctgtctgtccgtccgtctgtttctgtctgtttgtctatctgtctgtttgtctttctgcctgtctgtctgactatctctctgtctctgtctctctctgtctctctgtctctctctcgctctctctctctctcgctctctctgagtAAGTGAGTTAGCACTTGCAGCACAGTTATTTCCAAGATATAATAATACATGTTGCCCTAAAGTTGCTGATAGTATCAACTTCACCCTTCATTTGACATTAAGCCCTGTTATTATTTTTCTTTCCAGTCAACGCAGGGTCCGGTACGCTTGAAGAACAACCTGTCCGCCAACGACCAGTTCAACATCCCCCCAACGATCCAGCACCGTCTCAACATCACCCGCTCAGTGGCAGACACGTGTGATCTCCCTGCCCCTACCCGCTGCGGACCTAGGTCAGCTAGTCCCCGGAGCATGGGTTACCCTCAGCCCGAGATGCTTGCTGGACCTGCTACTATGCTTGACGCGCTGCAGCCCATGACACAGTTTGCTCAAAACTACGGAAACCTGCCGGCTAACGTTCCTTTTTTGTCTGACTTCAACGGCACCTTTTCGGAAATGTCGGATCTTTCGGGGAATGATCAGTTTACTACGTCATTGCCTCAGTCTCAGAGAGGAGCGGTGGGTCCAAGTCAAACCTTCCCCATGCAGGTGTGTCCGACAAGCTTCACGGACATAAAACAGCCTGTCACGGGCTTTCAGGGCGGTCGCCTTCCGCGTGAAGATGACGAGAGCTTGGGCAGGCAGAATGGGCTGTCAAGACCTCACACCCTCGGACGTCAGAATGCTGTGGTGCAGCAGCAGCCTGAAGGCTTTGCTTGCCTGGAGTCACCCGACAAAGACACAGCCGTCTCTAGCTGCACGTCCTTGCTGCACCAGGACTACGTCACCCACAACTCCCTCATTGAGTTCTGCAACAACCCCACCAGTCCCATCAGCTGCGGCAGCGGGtcctccccctccacccccaacGGTCACCCCCCTCCCATTGTGACCTCCACCGCACAGCCAGCACAAGTCCTCTCCCACTTCCTGGGTACAGAGATCTTTCGGGGAGGGGAAGAAAACACCCCACCAGGCTGCAATAACTGGCAGCAGAGTGGCTACGTTCCGCACTCCTTCATCCAACAGATGTCGCAGAACCTTCACAGAAGCGCGTCAGCTCCGAACCTTGACGAAGACCTTTGCATGGAAGAGGGGGAGCAGTTTGCAGCAGATAGCAACAACATGCACGTCGATGAACGAATGGACATTACAGATGCGCAGAGTGGGAATCCAGGGAGACCGCCCTGCGCGTCTCTGCCGGCGGGAGGTGCCAGGGAGGATGCAAAACCCGCCCCATGCGGATACTCGTTTTACAGGCCGGATCTGATGCACCACCACTACCAGAACTTCAAGCCAGGCCATGTGCTGACCCACAGCATCAGTATGGACGCTGCTGGGGACGGGGGGTACATAGACATGACGGGCACGCACTCCACCCCCACCtctcatcagcagcagcaggacAGCGGCCACTCCTCTTCTGTGAACGACCCCAGGCTCCGCCCCTCATCCTCATTCGACGGCTACATGAACGACTCCGTGTCAAGGTTGGCACATGCAGAAGCTGACAGCGCTCAGTCCCTGGACTCCGGAGCCGGGCGTCCCTCTGAGGAGGGTATGGACAATATTCCCAGGAACAGGAGGCCGTTTCCTCCTTCGGGCAGCGACATGTTCCAGCCCAGGAACCGGAACCCAGTGACCCAGGACCATGACATGTTGCTGAGCGATGAGTCGGAGTACTGCTACATTGACCCCGCTCCGCTACGAGGTGACAACTCCTGTGATTCTAGGGGGTCGTCGTCGTCCACGCCACAGGCTGAGCGCAGGTCATCCGGGGGCAGTCTTGCAGGGGGGAAGCCTGAGAGCGGACACCGGAAGAAGTTCTGTCATCGATCTAGAGAACTGGCCGACAGCGAACTGCAGCAGGTGCCTGGGTGGAATGCTAACGTCAATGATAAAACGGTATGCTTGGTTTTTATTCtccatttattatttatttatttattagtgagtatttctacgcacataccctcccagagggaggctcatggcgtttacaatatgccgtgtgagatggaattttttacacaatatatcacgcattcacatcggccagtaaatctcaagcgtgttaggcgagtatatacttttcacggcctattattccaagtcacacgggtatttggtggacattttttatatgtctatacaattttgccaggaaagacccttttgtcaatcgtgggatctttaatgtgcacaccccaatgtagtgtacacgggacctcggtttttcgtctcatccgaaagactagcacttgaacccaccacctaggttaggaaaggggggagaaaattgcggcctgacccaggcctgaacacgcaacctctcgcttccgagcgcaagtgcgttaccactcggccacccagcagcaggacatttgtgtgtgtgtgtgtgtgtgtttgtgtgtgtgtgtgtgtgtgtgtgtgtgtgtgtgtgtgtgtgtgtgtgtgtgtgtgtgtgtgtgtgttgtttcgtTCGTTATTCATAGTTTTGCTGACATTGTAACTAACTTCATAGCTTTATTTCTTACGGAGTTGCTACCATTTATTTTACTATGCTTGCTTTTGCATTTAACATCCCTCATTCAGTCTTCCACTCAATACTGCATTACTGTCCCTTTATCAGGGAGGTTTAAGCTTttatcctttttacatttagtcaagttttgactaaattttttaacatagagggggaatcgagacgagggtcgtggtgtgtgtgtgtgtctgtctgtgcgtgtgtgtgtgtagagcgattcagactaaactacttgaccgatctttatgaaatttgacatgagagtttctgggaatgatatccccggacgtttttttcattttttcaataaatacctttgatgacgtaatatccggctttttgtaaaagttgaggcggcactgtcacaccctcatttttcaatcaaattgattgcaattttggcaaagcaatcttcgacaaaggccggactttggtattgcatttcagtttggtggcttaaaaactaatgaatgagtttggtcattaaaaatcggaaacttgtaattaaacttattttttttattaaacgatccaaaaacaatttcatcttattcttcgtcattttctgattccaaaaacatatacatatgttatatttggataacaaacaagctctgaaaattacaaatataaaaattatgtttaaaattaattttccgaaatcgatttaaaagcaattttatcttattccttgtcggtccctgattccaaaaacattaacagctattgtgttttaacacatgtgctgaatggttcatcaattcatttaaaatgtatgtgcatgttaaacaaaattatgataatatgcagatctaaattaagttatgttaaaaattgacacttggaaattgtacttaaaatgcagcatgacaatttattttttaaatttgaatAGATCTGTATATANNNNNNNNNNNNNNNNNNNNNNNNNNNNNNNNNNNNNNNNNNNNNNNNNNNNNNNNNNNNNNNNNNNNNNNNNNNNNNNNNNNNNNNNNNNNNNNNNNNNNNNNNNNNNNNNNNNNNNNNNNNNNNNNNNNNNNNNNNNNNNNNNNNNNNNNNNNNNNNNNNNNNNNNNNNNNNNNNNNNNNNNNNNNNNNNNNNNNNNNatctgtatatacagttataatgtattaagtttgatgtgatagttctttgattatattgttttctgttcttgttgaccctatattagggcgagggctggatgtaaaaaagcaatattcttgcttatctattacccttgataataaagattttgtcttgtcttgtctctctgccgtctttctctgtctgtctgtctgtctgtctgtctgtctctctctctctgtctgtctctctctcactctctctctcagtgtctgtgtctgtctgtctgtctctgtctctctgtgtctctctctgtgtctc from Littorina saxatilis isolate snail1 linkage group LG4, US_GU_Lsax_2.0, whole genome shotgun sequence includes these protein-coding regions:
- the LOC138965060 gene encoding uncharacterized protein isoform X2, which produces MAINHSWNGQEIDELPAEILGFSIKEIPRSTLKEISIRLNKDSIVGNWESLAEKLGFTQSSVLDTLIERARVQNTYPGLLTLQDWAERPGSTAFVLLHALREIQREDVLSILVQKLFELNSLQLSVSVEDRSGVLQFLRVGTRKSAPLHASLDNILQHPLYWYDIVGPRRDVDWNTASGELQGIQLTLKLRGEPNQHSLEQIYGTASRPCQAPKQQQPDYSMGMQIEGGQGEGHKLVNQLQMNIPPTQASISVTMGAAQLNVSTQGPVRLKNNLSANDQFNIPPTIQHRLNITRSVADTCDLPAPTRCGPRSASPRSMGYPQPEMLAGPATMLDALQPMTQFAQNYGNLPANVPFLSDFNGTFSEMSDLSGNDQFTTSLPQSQRGAVGPSQTFPMQVCPTSFTDIKQPVTGFQGGRLPREDDESLGRQNGLSRPHTLGRQNAVVQQQPEGFACLESPDKDTAVSSCTSLLHQDYVTHNSLIEFCNNPTSPISCGSGSSPSTPNGHPPPIVTSTAQPAQVLSHFLGTEIFRGGEENTPPGCNNWQQSGYVPHSFIQQMSQNLHRSASAPNLDEDLCMEEGEQFAADSNNMHVDERMDITDAQSGNPGRPPCASLPAGGAREDAKPAPCGYSFYRPDLMHHHYQNFKPGHVLTHSISMDAAGDGGYIDMTGTHSTPTSHQQQQDSGHSSSVNDPRLRPSSSFDGYMNDSVSRLAHAEADSAQSLDSGAGRPSEEGMDNIPRNRRPFPPSGSDMFQPRNRNPVTQDHDMLLSDESEYCYIDPAPLRGDNSCDSRGSSSSTPQAERRSSGGSLAGGKPESGHRKKFCHRSRELADSELQQVPGWNANVNDKTSPS
- the LOC138965060 gene encoding uncharacterized protein isoform X1 is translated as MAINHSWNGQEIDELPAEILGFSIKEIPRSTLKEISIRLNKDSIVGNWESLAEKLGFTQSSVLDTLIERARVQNTYPGLLTLQDWAERPGSTAFVLLHALREIQREDVLSILVQKLFELNSLQLSVSVEDRSGVLQFLRVGTRKSAPLHASLDNILQHPLYWYDIVGPRRDVDWNTASGELQGIQLTLKLRGEPNQHSLEQIYGTASRPCQAPKQQQPDYSMGMQIEGGQGEGHKLVNQLQMNIPPTQASISVTMGAAQLNVSTQGPVRLKNNLSANDQFNIPPTIQHRLNITRSVADTCDLPAPTRCGPRSASPRSMGYPQPEMLAGPATMLDALQPMTQFAQNYGNLPANVPFLSDFNGTFSEMSDLSGNDQFTTSLPQSQRGAVGPSQTFPMQVCPTSFTDIKQPVTGFQGGRLPREDDESLGRQNGLSRPHTLGRQNAVVQQQPEGFACLESPDKDTAVSSCTSLLHQDYVTHNSLIEFCNNPTSPISCGSGSSPSTPNGHPPPIVTSTAQPAQVLSHFLGTEIFRGGEENTPPGCNNWQQSGYVPHSFIQQMSQNLHRSASAPNLDEDLCMEEGEQFAADSNNMHVDERMDITDAQSGNPGRPPCASLPAGGAREDAKPAPCGYSFYRPDLMHHHYQNFKPGHVLTHSISMDAAGDGGYIDMTGTHSTPTSHQQQQDSGHSSSVNDPRLRPSSSFDGYMNDSVSRLAHAEADSAQSLDSGAGRPSEEGMDNIPRNRRPFPPSGSDMFQPRNRNPVTQDHDMLLSDESEYCYIDPAPLRGDNSCDSRGSSSSTPQAERRSSGGSLAGGKPESGHRKKFCHRSRELADSELQQVPGWNANVNDKTVDQEMQKYINDDGNFIVWRYSVGGKYVISVSHLRSIRHYAVYETEKDCKVYYYIFPKGCSRFLSLADLVKYSMTQGVSEPTKTFKSPDGKETQRGSGRFSHVRLKFPIPPRRRN